One Deltaproteobacteria bacterium DNA window includes the following coding sequences:
- a CDS encoding helix-turn-helix domain-containing protein — VWKIRLNLSHLAKNFHSLEPTTKEQIRRGESKKLKLEARMEEAKASRFTPERIRLLRKKLGISQKDLGILAGVSLSAVASWEKGKFHPNLNKKATLVAIRKLRKREVKKILASKRIETKNKSPRARKTKKAKGKGGR; from the coding sequence AGTTTGGAAGATAAGGCTTAATCTATCGCACCTGGCCAAGAACTTCCATTCTTTAGAGCCAACGACTAAGGAGCAGATCCGCAGGGGTGAAAGCAAGAAATTGAAATTGGAAGCCAGAATGGAAGAAGCGAAGGCTTCCCGCTTTACACCAGAAAGGATTCGCCTCCTGCGCAAAAAACTTGGGATTTCGCAGAAAGACCTGGGCATTCTCGCAGGGGTAAGCCTGAGCGCTGTGGCTTCATGGGAAAAAGGGAAATTTCACCCAAATTTAAATAAAAAAGCGACTCTCGTGGCCATACGGAAACTCAGGAAGAGGGAGGTGAAAAAAATCCTGGCTTCCAAGCGCATAGAAACGAAAAATAAATCTCCTCGAGCAAGAAAAACAAAAAAAGCCAAAGGGAAGGGGGGTAGGTGA